The Shewanella mangrovisoli genome has a window encoding:
- the gcvH gene encoding glycine cleavage system protein GcvH: MSNIPTELKYASSHEWIRKEEDGSYTVGITEHAQELLGDMVFVELPEVGDTVTAGDDCAVAESVKAASDIYAPISGEVIAVNEALEDSPELVNSDAYGEGWFFRVMPSDESEVDALLDAEGYQAVIDEE; the protein is encoded by the coding sequence ATGAGCAATATTCCGACAGAACTGAAATACGCCTCTTCACACGAATGGATCCGCAAGGAAGAAGACGGTAGCTACACTGTGGGTATCACTGAGCATGCTCAAGAGCTGTTAGGTGACATGGTTTTCGTTGAGCTGCCAGAAGTGGGCGACACTGTGACTGCAGGCGACGACTGTGCAGTGGCAGAATCAGTGAAAGCGGCTTCTGACATCTACGCGCCAATCTCTGGTGAAGTGATTGCCGTCAACGAAGCACTGGAAGATTCTCCAGAGCTCGTAAACAGCGACGCTTACGGCGAAGGCTGGTTCTTCCGCGTTATGCCTTCTGATGAATCAGAAGTTGACGCTCTGCTCGATGCAGAAGGTTACCAAGCTGTTATCGACGAGGAATAA